A stretch of the Paenibacillus dendritiformis genome encodes the following:
- a CDS encoding non-ribosomal peptide synthetase yields the protein MTIFNKQELFWNSVFDVDDQITYLPYLKPASKEADFNNTYSSLEASLSAECSERVITIANQSQMAIYMILLAGVNCLLHKYTGKESIIFGMPSLKSTIHDQTVLSDILIIKNKVDRSSSFRTVFKQLNVFIKEAIEHQHIPFRKMTGNLNLLYDHNNLPKVNIIISLDGLHHCSYIEAVASDVRFEFYITNHRIHYKLVFDESLYDKEFIIQIAEHLDRIFSIILFEPDLDFGQLKLLTIREESEIFTVFNNTTEYDQWDKTVHSIFEEQVEIAPDRIAVVYEGQKLTYKQLNERANQLAHALLKEGIKTEQLVGILVERSLEMVIGILGILKAGGAYVPIDPEYPEARIQYIIKDSDIKQLLTQRHLQNRFNFAGNVMFLDEENDSLQDISNPGNFAGPNHLAYVIYTSGTTGNPKGVMVEHQSIVNTLTQLEKNYPLKTEDSILLKTNYTFDVSVTELFGWFFGSGRLVILKPNLEKNPEALLNIILEEKITHINFVPSMLQMLLHSIKPTDAKTLKSLQYVFAAGEALPIRTIEEFYACGLRARLINVYGPTETTIYASEYTTSESTLEFINTPIGKPFGNMQAYILNSENHPQPIGVTGELCLSGVGLARGYWNRPDLTAERFVPNVLDSSKRMYRTGDLARWLPDGNIEYLGRIDDQVKIRGYRIEIGEIETALLKVETVKSVVVTALENENGNKALCAYIVAERDYAVSELKEILSKQLPSYMIPSYFVQIEQIPLTPNGKIDRKALPVPKGNMKSETHYVAPRTTIEQALVEVWQNVLGVRPIGVFDNFYNLGGDSIKSIQVSSRMYQAGYGVEMRHLLKYPTIAELSMYVQPTTVVSDQGEIVGAVPLTPIQSWFFESNFEDQYFNQAMMLYKEGRFDIALLRNVMTHISKHHDALRSVFAERNNKVEMNIRGSEEGTLYTLDVFDFQNEEDLANTIEITANTIQSSMNIGEGPMMKLGLFRCAHGDHLLIVIHHLVIDMVSWRILLEDFATLYGQIENGNAIQVPQKSDSYKLWSKRLSEYAEGSEIKKELMYWEHIEQTVQHKLPKDYENNVVFYDSSDVIAIQWSEQETASLLKNSNQAYNTEINDLLLTALAIAVHKWTGIEEILLSLEGHGRETIMPDLDVTRTIGWFTSQYPVLLPLKPNHDLSSHIKTVKEVLRAIPNKGIGYGILRYISNCWDRHEYLKPEIRFNYLGQFDQDFELSGLKVSEYSIGSVVSGKTIRMNMLDITGLVQNGRLTFKIDYSLKQYRNETIHQFANWIKESLQDIIHHCASKETVELTPSDLTLKGMTTEELTQVIEQTSYIGEIEDLYELTPLQKGMLFHSMKDSHAGAFFEQLSFDLHVQLNVKAWVKSYEALMKTHSILRSNVYQGWKDTPLQIIYKQKACEWLFEDLRSLSFEEREKHLASYMITNKARGFKLEKDTLSRIAIMQTDNHTYRVIWSFHHIIMDGWCMPLVIKEWIYNYEVLIGEKAAKNTLITPYSRYIEWLAEQDGLAAANYWKEYLANYQEHTVIPYFKSNHAEAFSTETLACELDMTLTDRLHQIANRNQVTMSTLMQTMWGILLQKYNNSEDVVFGTVVSGRPEVIPGIESMIGLFINTIPVRVRSEKWMTAAQLMQHIQRSMIATKPYEAYPLFEIHAKTEQKQDLINHILVFENYPLEQDWVNEKINNTKLKITSLKVEEQTNYNFNVLVIPGHKMEVRFQYNANVYDRINVEKIGRHFVHLLRQISQNPDVLIKNLSVITDAEKTEIFEIFNNTKTLYPRDKTIYELFEEQAERVPDQIAVVYEGQQLTYRELNQRANQLARTLREIGIGLDQRIGIMVERSLEMIVGIIAILKSGGAYVPIDPDYPEERIRYMLDDSEAKLLLTQSHLKIPEVFSGISLNIDKEHSYHVDRTNLELLSSSSNLAYVIYTSGTTGKPKGNLTVHRNIIRVVKNTNYIEINQSDKVLQFSNYAFDGSTFDIFGALLNGAQLVMAPKETMLNVRQLAALIEEKRISVMFMTTAFFNVLVDIDVNCLKHVQKILFGGEQVSVKHVRKALQFLGPNKLKHVYGPTESTVFATCYDINEVPIDAVNIPIGQPISNTEIYIVDSANQLQPVGIIGELCIGGDGLARGYLNHPELTADKFQENPFMLGEKMYRTGDLARWLLDGNIEFLGRTDYQVKIRGYRIEIGEVETALLSVEGVKEAVVTVHEDQKGDKSLCAYFVANQIYQPNEMEERLLTRLPNYMIPSYFAQIEQMPLTSHGKVDRKALPIIDIKNQAGSDYVAPRNTLEKELAEIWREVLGIKQMGIKDNFFNLGGHSLRATTLVAKIHKRMNINIALREVFNSPTIEQLAKAIQNLDQLNFVSIPRAEHREFYPVSSSQKRMYILTQLEGANISYNIPSMLRIKGAIDLEKLNSVFKQLIDRHESLRTSFEIIQGELVQRIHDVVDFTLNLRKVTQGQLNEYTRQFIRPFSLKEAPLLRVELLEIEPLEHLLFIDMHHIISDGVSMNVFIRELFQLYEGRELPAINNQYKDFAVWQQDEKQQEHKRQQEEYWVELLKGDLPVLQLPTDFVRPAIQSFEGATHKFIIDKQRSDALKQLAEETESTMYMVMLALFTTILAKYSGQDDIIVGSPIAGRIHADLEHVIGMFVNTLPMRNYPTREKTFAEYLGQVKENALKAYENKDYPFEELVEKLDVSRDLSRNPIFDVMFSFQNLEQNVEGIHGLEIEPYEFNNSISKFDLTLVAFEKEDQFHCMLEYATSLFKEQSMIIFERHFMQLIESIIGNPHKKLSEVSIITQSEKADILDVFNNTKAEYPEDKTIHELFEEQAERVPDQIAVVYEGKTLSYKELNQRSNRLARRLRAEGVAVDQRIGIMVERSLEMIVGILGVLKAGGAYVPIDAEYPADRICYMLDDSGANLLLTQSHLQGRIAFEGTILCLDESCSYDEDGSNLEPAAGSNDLAYVIYTSGTTGKPKGVMVEHRGLCNLNVMFEETLQITEKDRIVQFASLSFDAACWEIYKALLLGATLYIPTAATIRDYSLFEAFMDKHKITASIMPPNYVNYLNPEHMPSLTKLITGGSASSVELVEAWKDHVKYFNAYGPTEASIVTALWSSTEEGTGLKSVPIGRPIQNHQIYILDGNGDAAPIGMVGELCIGGVGLARGYLNRPELTAEKFVSNRFAPGERMYRTGDLGRWLPDGNIEYLGRLDDQVKIRGYRIEIGEVESALLSVGDVKEATVVAHQDEKGEKTLCAYFVANQSYSVSEIKGVLSEKLPQFMIPSYFVQLEQMPITANGKIDRKALPVPDGKLQTGTEYVAPRNTMEATLTEIWQEVLGLKKVGVKDNFFDLGGNSLKILSLVQCLTKKMGVSIDFQTVFYAPTVELMAMQLQLIRSNLTNVKKKNTFIQLNKYGKINIFCFPPPPGIGLVYMEMAKLLESECVVNVTDFIDHFENYEAMLYEYVKEISSIQNEGPYVLCGYSGGGNLAFEVAKTMEQSGMSVSDIIMIDTTPWNKEVHMISTQLMHDIAKENDLKYNKRKYLDYMDQLTNLGKVSANLHNIVVETVTTRYKKKWRDYTWKVYKEYNGYGKHDELLHPVYVKENIKIIKRIVDEIVNSKMESDVY from the coding sequence GCATAAATACACGGGAAAAGAAAGCATCATTTTTGGGATGCCTTCCCTGAAATCCACAATCCATGATCAAACCGTACTAAGTGATATATTAATTATTAAAAATAAGGTAGACCGTTCCAGTTCATTTAGAACAGTGTTTAAACAACTCAATGTGTTTATAAAGGAAGCTATTGAACATCAACACATTCCATTTCGGAAGATGACTGGAAACTTAAATCTGCTGTACGATCATAATAACTTGCCGAAAGTGAATATAATCATTTCTTTGGATGGGTTGCATCATTGTTCTTACATAGAAGCTGTAGCTTCGGATGTAAGATTTGAATTTTATATTACGAATCATCGCATTCATTATAAGTTAGTTTTTGATGAGTCTCTTTATGATAAAGAATTTATAATTCAGATTGCAGAACATTTGGATCGAATCTTCTCTATTATTTTATTTGAACCTGACCTTGATTTTGGCCAACTCAAATTATTAACAATTAGGGAAGAAAGCGAAATTTTTACTGTATTTAATAATACAACAGAGTATGACCAGTGGGACAAGACGGTTCATTCGATATTTGAAGAGCAAGTTGAGATTGCTCCAGATCGAATTGCAGTTGTTTATGAAGGGCAAAAATTAACATACAAGCAATTAAATGAACGAGCAAATCAATTAGCTCATGCATTGCTAAAAGAGGGAATTAAGACCGAACAACTGGTAGGAATACTGGTAGAGCGTTCTCTTGAGATGGTCATTGGGATCCTTGGCATACTTAAAGCTGGCGGAGCGTATGTACCGATTGATCCGGAGTATCCGGAAGCACGGATTCAATATATAATCAAGGACTCAGATATCAAGCAGTTGCTAACCCAACGCCATCTTCAAAATCGATTTAATTTTGCAGGGAATGTAATGTTTTTAGATGAAGAAAATGATAGCCTTCAAGATATCTCAAATCCAGGGAACTTTGCCGGCCCTAATCATTTGGCATACGTGATCTACACATCAGGCACTACGGGCAATCCCAAGGGTGTAATGGTAGAACATCAATCCATAGTCAATACTTTAACACAATTAGAAAAAAACTATCCGCTAAAAACAGAAGATTCTATTTTGTTAAAAACAAATTATACATTCGATGTATCCGTAACGGAGCTGTTTGGATGGTTTTTTGGGTCAGGAAGATTAGTTATTTTGAAGCCTAATTTAGAGAAAAACCCAGAAGCGTTATTGAACATCATACTAGAAGAAAAAATAACCCACATTAATTTTGTCCCCTCAATGTTGCAAATGTTGCTTCACTCAATAAAGCCGACTGATGCGAAAACCCTGAAATCATTGCAGTATGTATTTGCAGCGGGTGAGGCACTGCCAATAAGAACAATAGAGGAATTTTATGCTTGCGGATTACGAGCACGACTAATAAATGTCTACGGACCAACAGAGACCACAATATATGCCTCAGAATATACAACGAGTGAATCTACGCTTGAATTCATTAATACACCGATTGGTAAGCCCTTTGGGAATATGCAAGCGTATATTTTAAATTCTGAAAATCACCCGCAACCGATAGGTGTAACAGGAGAATTATGTTTAAGTGGAGTAGGGCTGGCGCGAGGGTATTGGAATCGTCCTGATCTAACTGCGGAGAGGTTTGTACCAAACGTTTTGGATTCAAGTAAACGCATGTATCGTACGGGAGACTTGGCCCGTTGGTTGCCCGATGGTAATATCGAGTATCTAGGCCGCATTGATGACCAAGTAAAAATACGAGGTTATCGTATCGAAATTGGAGAAATAGAAACGGCGTTGCTTAAAGTGGAAACTGTCAAAAGTGTGGTCGTTACAGCACTCGAGAACGAGAACGGAAATAAAGCATTATGCGCTTATATAGTAGCTGAGAGGGATTATGCGGTAAGTGAATTAAAGGAGATTCTATCTAAACAATTACCAAGCTACATGATTCCGTCTTATTTTGTACAAATCGAGCAAATTCCTTTAACACCAAACGGAAAAATAGATCGGAAAGCACTGCCAGTTCCAAAAGGAAACATGAAGAGCGAAACGCACTATGTTGCCCCAAGGACAACCATCGAGCAAGCTCTGGTAGAGGTTTGGCAAAATGTATTGGGCGTGAGACCGATTGGTGTTTTTGACAATTTTTATAATTTAGGCGGAGATTCGATAAAATCTATACAAGTATCGTCTAGAATGTATCAAGCCGGTTATGGGGTAGAAATGAGACACCTATTAAAATACCCTACTATTGCTGAGTTAAGTATGTATGTTCAACCCACGACAGTCGTATCAGATCAAGGGGAAATCGTAGGAGCAGTTCCGCTAACACCAATTCAATCGTGGTTTTTTGAATCAAATTTTGAAGATCAATATTTTAATCAAGCGATGATGCTTTATAAAGAAGGACGTTTTGATATTGCGCTTTTAAGGAATGTGATGACACATATCAGTAAGCATCACGATGCTCTTCGTTCAGTGTTTGCAGAACGTAATAATAAAGTTGAAATGAACATACGCGGGAGCGAAGAAGGCACTTTATATACACTTGATGTATTTGATTTTCAAAATGAAGAAGATCTTGCAAACACAATCGAAATCACAGCAAATACGATTCAAAGCAGCATGAACATAGGCGAAGGTCCAATGATGAAATTGGGACTGTTCCGTTGTGCACATGGTGATCATTTATTGATTGTGATTCATCATTTGGTTATTGATATGGTTTCTTGGCGCATCCTGCTAGAGGACTTCGCGACGTTGTATGGGCAAATTGAGAATGGGAATGCGATTCAAGTTCCACAAAAAAGCGACTCTTATAAATTGTGGTCGAAGCGACTATCTGAATATGCAGAGGGTTCTGAAATAAAGAAAGAGCTTATGTATTGGGAGCATATTGAGCAGACCGTTCAGCACAAATTGCCAAAAGATTACGAAAATAACGTCGTATTTTATGACAGCAGCGATGTCATAGCCATACAATGGTCAGAGCAAGAAACTGCCAGCCTGTTAAAAAATTCCAATCAAGCTTATAATACGGAAATTAATGATTTGTTATTGACAGCTCTTGCTATTGCGGTTCACAAATGGACAGGGATTGAAGAAATTTTGTTGAGTTTGGAAGGGCATGGTCGAGAAACGATTATGCCCGATCTAGATGTTACACGTACAATAGGATGGTTTACGAGTCAATACCCTGTTTTGCTGCCATTGAAACCAAATCATGATTTGTCTAGTCACATAAAGACGGTAAAAGAAGTATTGCGTGCGATCCCTAATAAAGGGATTGGATATGGTATTTTGCGTTATATATCCAATTGTTGGGATAGACATGAGTATTTGAAGCCAGAGATCAGATTTAATTATTTGGGTCAATTCGATCAGGATTTTGAATTAAGCGGATTAAAAGTATCAGAATATTCAATCGGTTCCGTAGTCAGCGGAAAAACAATTAGAATGAATATGTTGGATATCACGGGGCTGGTACAAAACGGAAGGTTAACTTTTAAGATTGACTACAGCCTAAAACAATACCGTAACGAGACAATTCACCAATTTGCTAATTGGATTAAAGAAAGCTTGCAAGATATTATTCATCATTGTGCAAGTAAAGAAACAGTCGAATTGACTCCAAGCGACCTGACATTAAAAGGGATGACAACAGAAGAACTGACACAAGTCATTGAACAAACTTCTTATATCGGCGAAATTGAGGATTTGTACGAATTAACTCCGCTGCAAAAAGGAATGCTTTTCCACAGTATGAAGGATTCACATGCAGGTGCGTTTTTCGAACAATTATCCTTTGATCTACATGTACAGTTGAATGTAAAAGCATGGGTGAAAAGCTACGAAGCATTAATGAAAACACATTCAATCTTACGTTCGAATGTGTACCAAGGGTGGAAAGACACACCGCTGCAAATTATCTACAAGCAAAAAGCATGTGAATGGTTATTCGAGGATTTACGTTCATTAAGTTTTGAAGAGCGCGAAAAGCATCTAGCATCGTACATGATAACTAATAAAGCTAGAGGGTTTAAGCTTGAAAAGGATACGCTCTCACGTATTGCTATCATGCAAACGGACAATCATACGTACCGGGTTATTTGGAGTTTCCATCATATTATAATGGATGGTTGGTGTATGCCTCTCGTAATAAAAGAATGGATTTACAATTATGAAGTATTGATCGGGGAAAAAGCAGCTAAGAATACATTAATTACACCGTACAGTCGATATATTGAGTGGCTTGCGGAACAAGATGGCCTTGCAGCAGCTAACTATTGGAAAGAGTATTTAGCCAACTACCAGGAGCATACCGTGATTCCATATTTTAAATCAAACCACGCGGAAGCATTCTCAACAGAGACTCTAGCCTGTGAATTGGATATGACGCTAACCGATAGACTGCACCAGATAGCTAACCGTAATCAAGTGACGATGAGTACGTTAATGCAAACCATGTGGGGGATTTTGCTTCAAAAATACAATAATAGCGAGGACGTTGTATTTGGTACTGTAGTTTCAGGAAGACCGGAAGTAATTCCAGGTATCGAAAGTATGATTGGCTTGTTCATAAATACCATTCCAGTTCGTGTCAGAAGCGAGAAGTGGATGACTGCTGCCCAGTTGATGCAACACATCCAAAGATCGATGATTGCTACTAAACCATATGAAGCGTACCCGCTGTTTGAAATACATGCAAAAACGGAGCAGAAACAAGATTTGATTAACCATATTTTGGTGTTTGAAAATTATCCTCTTGAGCAGGATTGGGTTAATGAAAAAATTAATAATACAAAGTTAAAGATTACCAGCCTCAAAGTAGAGGAGCAGACCAATTATAATTTTAATGTTTTAGTGATACCGGGACATAAGATGGAGGTCCGCTTTCAATATAATGCGAACGTATATGATCGTATAAACGTTGAAAAAATCGGTAGGCATTTTGTTCACCTTCTCCGGCAAATATCACAAAATCCAGATGTACTAATAAAGAATCTGAGTGTGATTACAGATGCAGAGAAAACAGAAATTTTTGAGATATTTAACAATACAAAAACGTTGTATCCGAGAGATAAAACAATATATGAGTTGTTTGAGGAGCAGGCTGAACGCGTACCCGACCAAATAGCGGTAGTATACGAAGGACAACAACTTACATATAGAGAGTTGAATCAACGAGCGAATCAGTTAGCGCGCACACTTCGAGAAATAGGGATAGGGTTAGACCAAAGAATAGGAATCATGGTAGAACGTTCTCTCGAAATGATTGTCGGAATCATTGCTATACTTAAATCTGGAGGGGCATATGTGCCTATTGATCCAGATTATCCTGAAGAACGAATTCGTTATATGTTGGACGATTCAGAAGCGAAATTGTTATTGACACAAAGTCATTTAAAGATTCCTGAGGTTTTTTCCGGTATATCTTTGAATATCGACAAAGAACATAGTTATCATGTTGATCGGACGAATTTAGAGTTGTTAAGCAGTTCATCGAATCTTGCATACGTCATTTATACTTCGGGAACTACTGGAAAACCAAAAGGTAATTTAACTGTACATCGAAACATCATACGGGTTGTAAAAAATACAAATTATATAGAGATTAATCAATCCGACAAAGTGTTGCAGTTTTCCAATTATGCCTTTGATGGTTCAACATTTGATATTTTTGGTGCATTGTTAAACGGGGCTCAATTGGTTATGGCTCCAAAAGAGACGATGTTAAATGTGCGGCAATTAGCTGCCTTGATAGAGGAAAAACGTATTTCTGTTATGTTTATGACCACAGCATTTTTTAATGTACTCGTTGATATTGATGTAAATTGTTTAAAGCATGTTCAAAAAATCTTGTTCGGCGGAGAGCAAGTATCAGTTAAACATGTACGCAAAGCACTTCAATTTCTCGGTCCTAATAAATTAAAACACGTTTATGGTCCAACGGAGAGTACAGTATTTGCTACATGTTACGACATTAATGAAGTACCAATTGATGCAGTTAACATTCCAATTGGACAACCGATAAGCAATACGGAAATATATATTGTTGATTCCGCAAATCAATTGCAACCGGTAGGAATCATAGGAGAACTGTGTATTGGAGGAGATGGCTTAGCACGCGGATATTTGAATCATCCGGAACTAACAGCAGATAAGTTCCAGGAGAACCCGTTTATGTTAGGAGAGAAAATGTATCGAACGGGTGATTTGGCTCGTTGGTTGTTGGATGGTAACATTGAATTTCTAGGACGAACCGACTATCAAGTGAAAATCCGCGGCTATCGAATTGAAATTGGAGAAGTGGAAACAGCGTTATTAAGCGTTGAAGGTGTAAAAGAAGCCGTCGTTACAGTCCATGAAGATCAGAAAGGCGACAAATCTTTATGTGCTTACTTCGTTGCAAATCAGATTTATCAACCAAATGAAATGGAAGAAAGACTATTAACCCGACTGCCGAATTACATGATTCCTTCTTACTTTGCCCAAATCGAGCAGATGCCGCTGACTTCGCATGGAAAAGTCGACCGTAAGGCGTTGCCTATAATAGACATAAAGAATCAGGCAGGAAGTGATTATGTTGCTCCACGAAATACCCTCGAAAAAGAACTAGCCGAAATTTGGCGCGAAGTGCTCGGAATAAAACAGATGGGCATCAAAGATAACTTCTTTAATCTTGGAGGGCATTCATTAAGAGCAACAACCTTAGTCGCAAAGATTCATAAAAGAATGAATATTAATATAGCACTAAGGGAAGTGTTTAACAGCCCGACGATAGAGCAGTTAGCGAAAGCTATCCAAAATCTTGATCAACTGAATTTTGTATCAATTCCAAGGGCAGAACATAGAGAATTTTATCCCGTATCTTCTTCGCAAAAACGGATGTATATTCTGACACAACTCGAAGGTGCGAATATTAGTTACAACATACCTAGCATGTTGAGGATAAAGGGAGCTATAGATCTGGAGAAATTAAATTCTGTATTCAAGCAGCTGATTGACCGCCATGAATCACTGCGTACAAGCTTTGAAATTATACAAGGTGAACTTGTTCAACGGATTCACGATGTAGTTGACTTTACATTAAACCTGCGGAAGGTTACACAAGGCCAATTAAACGAATATACTCGGCAATTTATTCGTCCGTTTAGTTTAAAAGAAGCTCCCCTCTTAAGAGTTGAGCTATTGGAGATTGAACCACTGGAGCACCTTTTATTCATCGATATGCATCACATTATTTCAGACGGTGTTTCAATGAATGTGTTCATTCGCGAGTTATTCCAATTGTATGAAGGAAGAGAACTGCCGGCGATAAACAATCAGTATAAGGATTTCGCAGTGTGGCAGCAAGATGAAAAACAACAGGAGCATAAAAGGCAACAGGAAGAATATTGGGTGGAATTACTAAAAGGAGATCTTCCTGTTTTGCAATTACCAACCGATTTTGTAAGACCAGCAATACAAAGCTTCGAAGGAGCCACACATAAATTTATTATTGATAAGCAAAGAAGTGATGCGTTAAAACAATTGGCAGAAGAAACAGAATCAACGATGTACATGGTTATGTTGGCTTTATTTACAACGATTTTAGCAAAATACAGCGGTCAAGATGACATCATCGTCGGTAGTCCTATTGCAGGCAGAATTCATGCGGATTTAGAGCATGTTATCGGGATGTTTGTTAATACATTGCCGATGCGTAACTATCCGACAAGGGAGAAGACGTTTGCTGAGTATCTCGGGCAAGTGAAGGAAAATGCATTAAAGGCATATGAAAACAAAGATTATCCATTTGAAGAATTGGTAGAGAAACTGGATGTTTCGAGGGATTTAAGTCGTAATCCAATCTTTGATGTAATGTTTTCATTCCAAAATCTAGAGCAAAATGTTGAAGGCATTCATGGATTGGAAATAGAACCGTATGAGTTTAATAATAGTATCTCGAAATTTGATTTAACGTTGGTTGCATTTGAAAAGGAAGACCAATTTCATTGTATGCTTGAGTATGCCACATCTTTGTTTAAAGAACAGAGTATGATTATCTTTGAAAGACATTTTATGCAATTGATCGAGTCAATAATTGGTAATCCACATAAGAAGCTTTCAGAGGTATCCATTATTACACAGTCAGAGAAAGCGGACATTCTTGATGTATTTAACAATACGAAAGCGGAATATCCGGAAGACAAGACGATCCATGAGTTATTCGAAGAACAAGCAGAGCGAGTTCCCGATCAAATTGCGGTCGTATACGAAGGGAAGACATTGTCATATAAAGAGTTGAACCAGCGATCTAATCGCTTGGCTCGCAGACTGCGCGCAGAAGGGGTTGCGGTTGACCAACGCATAGGGATCATGGTAGAGCGTTCACTTGAGATGATCGTCGGAATCCTTGGCGTCCTCAAAGCCGGGGGGGCGTATGTGCCGATTGATGCGGAATACCCGGCGGATCGTATTTGTTATATGCTGGATGATTCCGGAGCGAATTTGTTATTGACCCAAAGTCATTTGCAAGGACGTATAGCATTTGAAGGAACGATACTTTGTTTAGATGAATCCTGTAGTTACGATGAAGATGGATCCAATCTTGAACCTGCCGCGGGATCGAATGATTTAGCATATGTGATATACACATCGGGAACAACCGGAAAGCCCAAAGGGGTTATGGTGGAGCATCGAGGGTTGTGTAATTTAAATGTAATGTTTGAGGAAACATTGCAAATCACGGAGAAGGATCGAATAGTACAGTTTGCAAGCCTGTCATTTGACGCCGCGTGTTGGGAAATTTATAAGGCATTGTTACTAGGCGCCACGTTATATATACCGACTGCTGCAACGATCCGGGACTATTCATTATTTGAAGCATTCATGGATAAGCATAAGATCACCGCATCCATCATGCCACCGAATTATGTAAACTATTTGAATCCGGAACATATGCCAAGTTTGACCAAGTTGATCACAGGGGGCTCCGCTTCATCTGTGGAATTGGTAGAAGCCTGGAAAGACCACGTAAAGTATTTTAACGCTTATGGACCGACGGAAGCGTCCATCGTTACGGCATTATGGTCAAGTACGGAGGAGGGAACAGGCCTTAAATCCGTTCCAATCGGCAGACCGATACAAAATCACCAAATTTATATACTAGATGGAAATGGGGATGCAGCTCCGATTGGTATGGTCGGAGAGTTGTGTATCGGAGGAGTCGGATTGGCAAGAGGCTACTTAAATCGTCCGGAACTGACCGCAGAGAAGTTTGTGAGTAATCGATTTGCTCCAGGAGAGCGGATGTATCGAACGGGTGATTTGGGGCGTTGGTTACCTGATGGAAACATAGAATATCTGGGACGCCTCGATGATCAAGTAAAAATCCGCGGCTACCGGATTGAAATCGGGGAAGTTGAGTCGGCATTGTTAAGCGTGGGCGATGTGAAGGAAGCGACTGTCGTGGCGCACCAAGATGAGAAGGGCGAGAAAACACTCTGTGCCTACTTTGTAGCGAATCAGTCATATTCAGTAAGTGAGATAAAAGGAGTATTATCGGAAAAGTTGCCTCAGTTCATGATTCCGTCTTACTTTGTACAGCTCGAACAAATGCCAATCACAGCAAATGGGAAAATAGATCGCAAGGCATTACCTGTACCCGATGGAAAGTTGCAGACAGGGACAGAATATGTGGCTCCACGGAATACTATGGAAGCTACACTTACGGAAATCTGGCAGGAAGTGCTCGGTTTAAAAAAGGTTGGAGTAAAGGACAACTTCTTTGATTTAGGCGGTAATTCTCTTAAAATATTATCATTAGTTCAATGTCTAACCAAAAAAATGGGCGTTAGTATAGATTTCCAAACTGTTTTCTATGCTCCGACGGTTGAATTAATGGCAATGCAATTACAATTAATAAGAAGCAATTTGACGAACGTAAAAAAGAAAAACACATTCATCCAATTAAATAAATATGGAAAAATTAATATATTCTGTTTTCCGCCTCCTCCAGGGATTGGGTTAGTTTATATGGAGATGGCTAAATTGCTAGAATCAGAGTGTGTAGTAAATGTTACAGACTTTATTGATCATTTTGAAAATTATGAAGCAATGCTATACGAATATGTAAAGGAAATCTCAAGCATACAGAATGAGGGGCCATATGTGCTATGCGGATATTCCGGAGGAGGTAATTTAGCATTTGAAGTAGCAAAAACGATGGAGCAGAGTGGAATGAGCGTCTCGGATATTATCATGATAGATACAACACCTTGGAACAAAGAAGTTCATATGATATCAACTCAACTAATGCATGATATAGCAAAGGAAAATGATTTAAAATACAATAAAAGAAAATATTTAGATTATATGGATCAACTAACCAACCTGGGTAAAGTGTCAGCTAATCTTCATAACATAGTTGTTGAAACAGTGACAACAAGGTATAAGAAAAAATGGAGAGATTATACTTGGAAAGTATACAAGGAGTATAATGGATATGGGAAGCATGATGAGCTATTACATCCTGTATATGTTAAAGAAAACATAAAAATTATCAAAAGGATAGTGGATGAAATCGTTAATAGTAAGATGGAATCAGACGTGTATTGA